In Chitinispirillales bacterium ANBcel5, a single window of DNA contains:
- a CDS encoding SLBB domain-containing protein, which translates to MKTTLKILSLIVINLVITVSALDLGEHQRRSSSTLQPLGAEKINGNGDLYGSASSRPSAFFDYVSIDESTYLIGGGDRFFISFISNPTLRYTATIDRRGNLYIPELGLIEIGKRASLLEAKETIKNYLKSVSNEQDFYVSLIQPKTVNVNIYGILDNQGAFEFSGNTRLFDAIKMANEGKIPPNGDIRRIQVVNRGEIKEFDLKAFLYLTDDTQNPYLNHGDKIRVLPVTRKVTVNGPVLNPPPGVYSVKEGETLADFLSLFTFDESADTSRVELHKTSSSQRNFHTISDNSAVLSNLDVINIPPKKNHPRIKMVHLTGEIARPGVYSIIKDVTTARMAIENAGGGKESGNLDRAVIIRHGKHLPERFSHGASKLSGVRPELSTSLSMISSTSDHAIIRLSDSTKDVILKKGDQIYVPKLDDFVYLSGSVNNPGAYPYVPGQNRSYYISQAGGLARNASRTNIQVVKRYGEAVQVVDTNEIEPGDIITVPASQQYRFLSTVFIPIITAIATTVSVGLAIYNTAK; encoded by the coding sequence GTGAAAACTACTTTAAAAATACTATCTTTGATTGTTATCAACCTGGTCATTACAGTTTCCGCACTAGATTTAGGGGAGCATCAGCGAAGAAGCTCTTCCACTTTACAACCTCTTGGTGCAGAGAAAATAAACGGCAATGGTGATCTTTATGGCTCGGCGTCATCCCGCCCGTCAGCATTTTTCGATTATGTTTCTATAGATGAGAGTACTTATTTGATAGGGGGTGGTGATAGATTTTTCATCTCTTTCATCTCAAACCCTACGTTACGCTATACCGCTACTATTGACAGACGTGGGAATTTGTATATTCCAGAACTTGGTCTCATTGAAATTGGCAAAAGGGCGTCTCTGTTGGAAGCAAAAGAGACAATTAAAAATTACTTAAAATCCGTAAGCAATGAGCAAGATTTCTATGTATCTCTTATTCAGCCCAAAACTGTTAATGTAAACATATATGGTATACTCGACAATCAGGGTGCATTTGAATTCAGTGGTAATACAAGGCTTTTTGATGCCATAAAGATGGCTAATGAAGGAAAAATACCTCCCAATGGGGATATAAGGCGAATTCAAGTAGTCAATAGGGGAGAAATTAAAGAGTTCGATCTTAAGGCTTTTCTGTATCTAACAGATGATACCCAAAACCCATACCTTAATCATGGTGATAAAATAAGAGTACTTCCTGTAACCCGGAAAGTTACCGTAAATGGCCCTGTTCTGAACCCACCTCCCGGGGTTTACTCTGTAAAAGAGGGAGAAACACTGGCTGATTTTCTTTCGCTTTTTACTTTCGATGAATCTGCCGATACCTCAAGAGTGGAACTTCACAAAACTTCATCATCACAAAGAAACTTTCATACTATAAGTGACAATAGTGCTGTCCTTTCTAATCTTGATGTCATAAACATCCCCCCCAAAAAGAACCATCCGAGGATCAAAATGGTTCACCTTACAGGAGAAATAGCCCGACCTGGTGTTTATTCGATAATTAAAGATGTAACTACTGCCAGAATGGCTATTGAAAATGCAGGGGGGGGCAAAGAATCTGGAAATCTGGATCGGGCTGTGATTATAAGGCATGGAAAACATCTGCCGGAACGCTTTAGTCATGGTGCATCAAAACTTTCTGGGGTTAGACCTGAACTTAGTACCTCATTATCGATGATATCCTCAACCTCTGATCATGCAATAATAAGACTCAGTGATAGCACTAAAGATGTGATACTTAAAAAAGGTGATCAGATATATGTACCTAAATTGGATGATTTTGTCTATCTAAGTGGAAGCGTTAACAACCCAGGGGCCTATCCCTATGTACCGGGGCAGAACCGCTCGTATTACATAAGTCAGGCTGGAGGACTGGCCAGAAATGCAAGTCGCACAAATATTCAGGTTGTAAAAAGGTATGGTGAAGCCGTTCAGGTCGTGGATACAAATGAGATTGAGCCAGGGGATATAATAACAGTACCGGCTTCTCAACAGTACAGATTTTTATCCACGGTTTTTATTCCTATCATAACGGCTATTGCTACAACTGTTTCTGTTGGTTTAGCTATTTATAATACTGCTAAGTAA
- a CDS encoding O-antigen ligase family protein yields MKPPLLVSLLLVLLSVVGVSILTLGTHLWITVLMSTALAFSFVISIIYNKHSFLFVTIFFLNHFISMDGIYYTRASIVGVLFLFSPFILFVRKPSRLFPLLLTVALFVLYYSLVVVFSPYSLNIYWVTLHFEAIIVFCITYFFFWSKEDIKNVLLLHLLLLVVFGIAEILFTNQPRIRGPMQTATGFAVLLTIIWSIWVTMEIFEKIPRYYRIIGISTVTLVVLVASGTRMSLIGVVLTILLILFIKSFFVAKSSKIIKMVKFAVSFSCIVLLVTIIWFLLPDDLIVKQGFYSILRGEIDESNMGRLIVWYTGFQAFLENPVFGIGNGNFQQYLQETFAHIPFEMHHFSLSHAHNIFLVVLSENGALALLFIFIILGLANYYLVKYLRRPHSEAPMYGLVVGLVVLSVLGLFDTIPNFPSTFIWSAWYLGILLRSTLEEKNNNTYIASPLHNYGGAQ; encoded by the coding sequence ATGAAACCACCATTACTGGTTTCATTGTTACTGGTTTTATTATCTGTTGTCGGTGTTTCAATACTTACCTTAGGTACACACCTTTGGATCACAGTGTTAATGAGTACCGCACTAGCATTTTCCTTTGTAATAAGTATCATATATAATAAGCACTCTTTTCTTTTTGTAACGATTTTCTTTCTTAACCACTTTATTAGTATGGATGGTATCTATTATACAAGGGCTTCGATCGTAGGTGTTCTTTTCCTTTTTTCCCCTTTCATACTTTTTGTAAGAAAACCTTCCCGTTTATTTCCATTACTTTTAACGGTGGCTCTTTTTGTCCTGTATTACTCTCTAGTTGTTGTATTCAGCCCTTATTCGCTGAACATATATTGGGTTACACTACATTTTGAAGCTATTATTGTGTTTTGTATCACCTATTTTTTCTTTTGGAGTAAAGAAGATATAAAAAATGTACTTCTCCTACATCTTTTGCTGCTGGTTGTTTTTGGTATTGCTGAAATATTATTTACCAATCAGCCAAGGATACGTGGCCCGATGCAAACTGCAACCGGTTTTGCTGTTTTGCTTACAATAATCTGGTCTATCTGGGTTACTATGGAGATATTTGAAAAAATTCCTCGATATTATCGCATCATAGGAATATCAACAGTTACTTTAGTGGTATTGGTTGCATCCGGAACCAGAATGTCCTTAATTGGAGTCGTCCTTACAATTTTGTTAATACTTTTTATAAAAAGTTTTTTTGTGGCAAAAAGTTCAAAAATTATAAAAATGGTCAAATTTGCAGTATCTTTTTCATGTATTGTACTATTGGTTACTATAATCTGGTTTTTGCTTCCAGATGATTTAATAGTGAAACAAGGCTTTTATTCAATACTTAGGGGTGAAATTGATGAAAGCAATATGGGCAGGTTAATTGTGTGGTACACAGGTTTTCAGGCATTTTTGGAAAACCCGGTTTTTGGTATCGGAAATGGAAATTTTCAACAATACCTACAAGAAACATTTGCGCATATTCCATTTGAAATGCACCATTTTTCTCTTTCTCACGCTCATAATATTTTTCTAGTTGTTTTGAGTGAAAATGGCGCTTTAGCACTCTTATTTATATTCATTATTCTGGGGCTTGCCAATTATTATTTAGTTAAATATTTGAGGCGACCTCATAGTGAGGCTCCAATGTATGGTTTAGTTGTTGGTTTAGTTGTTTTATCTGTTTTAGGTCTTTTTGATACTATACCAAATTTTCCTTCAACATTTATCTGGTCTGCTTGGTATCTTGGTATATTACTACGGTCGACTTTAGAGGAAAAAAATAATAATACTTATATTGCATCTCCTTTGCACAATTACGGGGGCGCCCAGTGA
- a CDS encoding DNA translocase FtsK: protein MAKRKKTVKSTDKKSDKKNSSDITNGIWGIIFLSLGFLVLLSLLSHFVAPGENILGPVLGDRLASGMIYFFGSLSSLNVPVSILLIGWSRLKAEPLKYKHLLFFNTIALQLCVLFAIRHLPHISPDYISTVQSNYLGVMVIQFIKPVFGNQVFGPYFLTVLAMTVTVLYALKIKPQFIAHFFAGWIQQGWSWVCKTYDAMIHSFKASPPIRSESDDSAGAKRRSSQKEKEKNDKNQDKEEKTPEIQTPVIAQAAVPALEESAREAVGAPVASGPKNPGIEEDAKKRLEEEIAAFRAKKSQPIQIMSIETQEVESEAESEIDEDNYMDGGTIPVDIAQGAEGEVDSHLKMTKPSVPQKPYVVPSAEVIPDPPPLTGMIDKETIERNSVILEKTLMNFGVEGKVVFVSPGPVVTRYEIELAPGIKVSKVVGLHDDISMAVSGQRIRIEAPIPGKSAVGIELPNPERQIVHFKTILTSDVFRKTRAKVPVIIGTNISGAPYVTDITKMPHVLIAGQTGSGKSVCINSIICSMLMTKKPEELRLIMIDPKKVELAFYEGIPHLLSPVVTESKLAVKALQWGVVEMERRYRMLAKVGARNIESFNTRVDSGKLKGILPDEDNKQLPFIVIIVDELADLMMTASKDVEGLIQRIAQLARAVGIHLIVATQRPSVDIITGPIKANLTSRIGFRTIQSTDSRTILGHVGAEKLLGMGDMLFLRNGAPEIERFHGAFISEEDVETIVEEVRSQQIEIEKIDSFQDAVEEGGPAEVSIAGESDRDELFEDAARTIVSIGQGSTSLLQRRMKIGYARAGRLMDELERAGIVGPQEGSKVREVLLKPAELDELMSRWK, encoded by the coding sequence ATGGCTAAAAGAAAGAAAACCGTTAAAAGCACCGATAAAAAGAGTGATAAAAAAAACTCCTCGGATATAACCAATGGAATATGGGGGATAATATTTCTGTCCCTGGGGTTTTTGGTACTGTTGTCTTTGCTCTCGCACTTTGTGGCACCTGGAGAAAATATTCTGGGTCCTGTTCTGGGGGACAGATTAGCCAGTGGAATGATCTATTTCTTTGGCTCCCTCTCATCTTTGAATGTTCCTGTATCCATTCTCCTAATAGGGTGGTCACGTCTTAAAGCTGAACCTCTAAAGTATAAGCATCTGCTTTTTTTTAACACTATCGCGCTTCAGCTCTGTGTACTCTTTGCAATACGTCACCTTCCTCATATCAGCCCAGACTATATAAGCACGGTTCAGTCCAACTATCTGGGGGTGATGGTTATACAGTTCATAAAACCTGTTTTTGGGAATCAGGTATTTGGACCCTATTTTCTTACTGTGCTGGCCATGACGGTAACGGTACTTTATGCCTTAAAAATAAAGCCCCAGTTTATAGCGCATTTTTTTGCCGGTTGGATTCAACAAGGTTGGAGCTGGGTTTGTAAAACCTACGACGCAATGATCCACTCATTTAAAGCATCACCTCCCATTCGTTCTGAAAGCGATGATAGCGCGGGAGCAAAAAGGAGATCCTCACAAAAGGAAAAAGAGAAAAACGACAAAAACCAGGATAAAGAGGAGAAAACTCCTGAAATTCAAACTCCTGTTATTGCTCAGGCAGCGGTTCCTGCTCTTGAAGAAAGTGCCAGAGAGGCGGTGGGGGCACCAGTTGCTTCGGGACCCAAAAACCCCGGCATTGAGGAAGATGCTAAAAAGCGTCTTGAAGAGGAAATTGCTGCTTTTAGGGCCAAAAAGAGTCAACCAATCCAAATTATGTCTATTGAGACTCAGGAGGTGGAATCAGAAGCAGAATCTGAAATCGATGAGGACAATTACATGGATGGTGGTACTATTCCTGTTGATATAGCTCAGGGCGCTGAAGGCGAGGTTGATTCACACCTGAAGATGACAAAGCCCTCTGTGCCACAAAAACCCTATGTTGTACCGTCGGCAGAAGTTATCCCGGATCCACCCCCTCTTACGGGTATGATTGATAAGGAGACTATAGAGCGTAACTCAGTTATTCTCGAGAAAACCCTGATGAATTTCGGTGTTGAGGGTAAAGTGGTGTTTGTAAGCCCGGGGCCGGTTGTTACCCGTTATGAAATTGAGCTTGCGCCGGGAATAAAGGTAAGTAAGGTTGTGGGGCTCCATGATGACATATCGATGGCGGTAAGTGGGCAGAGAATAAGAATCGAGGCACCTATACCGGGAAAATCTGCTGTGGGCATTGAGCTTCCCAACCCAGAGCGGCAGATCGTTCATTTCAAAACCATTCTTACTTCAGATGTATTCAGAAAAACCCGGGCAAAGGTACCCGTTATTATCGGGACGAATATATCGGGTGCTCCCTATGTCACCGATATAACCAAAATGCCTCATGTTCTTATCGCGGGACAAACCGGATCCGGGAAAAGTGTGTGTATAAATTCGATTATCTGCAGCATGCTTATGACCAAAAAACCCGAAGAATTACGGCTAATCATGATAGATCCAAAGAAAGTGGAACTTGCGTTTTACGAAGGTATTCCGCATTTGTTGTCACCTGTAGTAACCGAGTCCAAGCTTGCGGTGAAAGCTCTTCAGTGGGGGGTTGTAGAGATGGAACGTCGCTACAGGATGCTTGCAAAGGTTGGTGCACGGAATATCGAATCCTTTAATACCCGGGTGGATTCGGGAAAACTAAAAGGTATTCTGCCTGATGAAGACAATAAACAGCTTCCCTTTATCGTTATCATAGTTGATGAACTTGCGGATCTTATGATGACTGCATCAAAGGATGTGGAGGGGCTAATACAGAGAATCGCTCAGCTTGCAAGGGCTGTGGGGATTCATTTGATCGTGGCTACCCAGCGTCCTTCAGTGGATATTATTACCGGTCCGATCAAAGCCAATCTTACCTCAAGAATTGGCTTTCGCACAATTCAGTCAACTGATTCAAGAACTATTCTGGGGCACGTAGGGGCAGAAAAGTTACTTGGAATGGGTGATATGCTGTTTTTGCGTAACGGCGCCCCTGAGATCGAACGGTTTCATGGTGCTTTTATATCCGAAGAGGATGTGGAAACAATAGTAGAAGAGGTACGCAGTCAGCAGATTGAAATCGAAAAGATCGACTCGTTTCAGGATGCTGTGGAAGAGGGGGGGCCTGCAGAGGTCAGTATCGCAGGTGAGAGTGACCGTGATGAGTTGTTTGAAGATGCTGCCCGGACGATTGTGTCAATTGGACAGGGTTCTACGTCTCTTCTTCAACGTAGAATGAAGATCGGTTATGCCCGTGCGGGGCGTCTTATGGATGAGCTTGAGCGGGCGGGCATTGTTGGTCCACAGGAGGGCAGCAAGGTAAGAGAAGTATTGCTTAAACCCGCTGAACTTGATGAGTTAATGAGCAGATGGAAGTAA
- a CDS encoding oligosaccharide flippase family protein has translation MQNRIEASKEVPLAYSVSKRSSFGIMLLIFRQIIVQGMNFSGGILLARFLSIEDYGFYGIVFFLFAFLNNFGDIGLGASIIKNSNEPNQDDFHTIFSAQVVLTLLASLVFLWLIPHICELYGLSQDYSVYFYIIVLSFSVMVFRVIPTVTLERHLDFKWLTVSEIIQAFTYNFLACFLAYHNWGPYSFTLALFARALIGVLIINFLKPTKYRFKLKWLVLKKHLKFGLPYQLAVFVNMLKDSFSPVIIGLILGINKTGIVNMASTVAGIPIMLLFILNRLFFPAFSRAINNKRLLHQLIKLSIRSSNIIVAVLSIFILINVNDFIVLVFGDKWLVSKELFYFLWSANLFLPTSSVCMCINNAAGQPKINLKISILWMIITIGLGVPLLLKYGIFGFGIANIVANISSVVLFYTSIKITSYNFVSDIFIGWLPAIILSPAVIFISRHTYEMNILTFAAIFAGYLVGSIFLFSLLSINEITEFWKNGNKFFFNPKSYEHCEP, from the coding sequence TTGCAAAACAGAATTGAAGCTTCCAAAGAAGTCCCTTTGGCCTATTCTGTCTCTAAAAGATCAAGCTTTGGAATAATGCTGCTCATATTCAGGCAGATTATTGTACAAGGTATGAATTTTTCTGGCGGGATTCTCCTTGCGAGGTTTTTATCCATTGAAGATTATGGTTTTTATGGAATTGTGTTTTTTTTGTTTGCTTTTTTAAACAACTTTGGTGATATAGGTTTAGGTGCAAGCATTATAAAAAACTCAAATGAGCCCAACCAAGACGATTTTCATACTATTTTTTCAGCCCAGGTAGTCCTAACTCTTCTTGCTTCTCTGGTGTTTCTATGGTTAATACCTCATATTTGTGAGCTTTATGGACTTTCTCAAGATTATTCAGTCTATTTTTATATAATTGTACTGTCTTTTTCGGTAATGGTTTTTCGTGTAATCCCCACCGTAACATTAGAAAGACACCTTGATTTTAAATGGTTAACCGTTTCTGAAATTATCCAAGCTTTTACCTATAACTTCTTAGCCTGTTTTCTCGCCTATCACAATTGGGGGCCTTACAGTTTTACTTTGGCCTTGTTTGCAAGGGCTTTGATCGGTGTACTCATTATAAACTTTTTAAAACCAACCAAATATCGTTTTAAATTAAAATGGCTTGTTTTGAAAAAACACCTGAAATTTGGCCTGCCATACCAGTTAGCTGTTTTTGTTAATATGTTAAAAGATTCTTTCTCACCGGTTATAATCGGCCTTATCCTGGGGATAAACAAAACTGGCATTGTCAATATGGCCTCAACTGTAGCTGGCATTCCCATAATGTTGCTCTTTATTCTTAACCGACTCTTTTTTCCTGCTTTTTCAAGAGCGATTAACAATAAACGTTTATTACATCAATTAATTAAGTTGTCAATTCGAAGCAGCAATATTATTGTAGCTGTGTTATCTATTTTTATATTAATTAATGTAAATGATTTTATTGTATTGGTTTTCGGAGATAAATGGCTGGTTAGTAAAGAACTGTTTTACTTCTTATGGTCTGCAAATTTGTTTTTACCAACATCTTCAGTTTGTATGTGTATTAATAATGCAGCAGGTCAACCAAAAATTAATCTCAAAATCAGTATCCTTTGGATGATAATCACTATAGGATTAGGTGTACCATTACTGCTAAAATATGGCATATTTGGCTTTGGTATTGCCAATATAGTTGCCAACATTTCAAGTGTAGTGCTATTTTATACATCTATTAAAATTACCTCTTACAATTTTGTATCCGATATATTCATTGGATGGCTTCCTGCGATTATTCTTTCCCCTGCTGTTATATTTATTTCCAGGCACACGTATGAAATGAACATTTTAACCTTTGCAGCTATTTTCGCAGGGTATCTCGTAGGCAGTATTTTTCTCTTTAGCCTTCTGTCGATAAACGAAATCACTGAGTTTTGGAAAAATGGAAATAAATTTTTCTTTAACCCTAAAAGTTATGAGCACTGTGAACCATGA
- a CDS encoding outer membrane lipoprotein carrier protein LolA: protein MNYFKIAAASVTALLCFSSVVNADVSGLMNRIRENYNPETTMHAQFEHTIFWSIREREEKREGELFLAPGERFKAKLGNDLFVSDGETYWQYSKRNNQVIIHHLSSIDLSHQPSQLLSTYITNHSFEKAGHEDGFLVLRSTQSDQNYSSIQAWVDEESAIVKKLQLVDKNDNINTYLFRKTVFGNPVTPETFQFAIPGDTDVQDMRE from the coding sequence GTGAATTATTTTAAAATTGCAGCAGCTTCTGTAACGGCATTATTGTGTTTTTCATCGGTGGTGAATGCAGATGTGTCTGGTTTGATGAATCGCATAAGGGAAAACTATAATCCTGAAACTACCATGCATGCTCAATTTGAGCATACAATTTTCTGGAGCATTAGGGAGAGAGAAGAGAAAAGGGAAGGGGAGCTGTTTTTAGCACCGGGTGAGCGATTTAAGGCTAAACTGGGTAATGATTTGTTTGTAAGTGACGGAGAAACCTATTGGCAGTACAGTAAAAGAAACAATCAGGTTATAATACATCACCTTTCAAGTATCGACCTGTCTCACCAACCCTCCCAGTTACTTTCCACCTATATTACCAACCACTCCTTTGAAAAAGCAGGTCACGAAGACGGGTTTCTGGTTTTGAGATCAACTCAGTCAGATCAGAACTACTCCTCTATACAGGCATGGGTAGATGAGGAGAGTGCGATAGTAAAAAAACTGCAGCTTGTGGATAAAAATGATAACATTAATACATATTTATTTAGAAAAACGGTTTTCGGTAACCCTGTTACCCCCGAAACATTCCAGTTTGCTATCCCCGGGGACACTGATGTACAGGATATGAGGGAGTGA